The following coding sequences are from one Tolumonas lignilytica window:
- the lysC gene encoding lysine-sensitive aspartokinase 3 encodes MSKVTVAKFGGTSVADAEAMRRCAAIVTQTANTRVVVLSASSGVTNLLVDLARGTLSAAEQEIHLQKLKTIQDNILKGLGNPSPLRETIDGVLKEIADMARQATQNSDAALEDRLVAQGELMSTRLFTEMMNQLGHKAVWFDVRKIMRTDSRFGRATPAIEAIHNLAQQEMAALLKDHIVITQGFIGANADGQTTTLGRGGSDFSAALLAEALSVDELEIWTDVPGIYTTDPRMVKEAHPIPEITFAEAAEMATFGAKVLHPATLQPAVRKGIPVFVGSSKDPSAGGTWVRDTTESSPLFRAVALRRNQILLTLHSPNMLHACGFLAQVFTILAKHGISVDLITTSEISVAITLDQTGSQSNGRSVLHDGVLDELNAFCKVKVESDLALVALIGNRMSEVNGVGTQVFDAVSEHNVRMICYGASTHNLCFLVPEADASLVVQKLHQRLLTK; translated from the coding sequence GTGAGCAAGGTTACTGTTGCTAAATTTGGTGGCACAAGTGTCGCCGATGCCGAAGCCATGCGCCGTTGCGCAGCCATCGTTACTCAGACTGCTAATACCCGTGTTGTGGTGTTAAGTGCCAGTTCTGGGGTTACCAACCTGCTGGTTGATCTGGCACGCGGCACATTGTCGGCGGCCGAGCAGGAAATTCACCTCCAAAAATTGAAAACCATTCAGGACAACATCCTGAAAGGATTAGGCAACCCCTCGCCGCTGCGCGAAACCATTGATGGCGTTCTGAAAGAGATCGCTGATATGGCGCGTCAGGCGACACAAAACAGCGATGCCGCACTGGAAGACCGTCTGGTGGCACAAGGCGAACTGATGTCGACTCGTCTGTTCACCGAAATGATGAACCAGTTGGGTCATAAGGCTGTGTGGTTTGATGTGCGTAAAATCATGCGTACCGACAGCCGTTTTGGCCGTGCAACCCCCGCCATTGAAGCCATTCACAATCTGGCACAGCAAGAGATGGCAGCATTACTGAAAGATCATATCGTGATCACTCAGGGTTTCATCGGTGCCAATGCCGATGGACAAACCACAACACTGGGACGCGGTGGCAGTGATTTTAGTGCCGCCCTACTGGCAGAAGCGCTGAGTGTTGATGAGCTGGAAATCTGGACTGACGTGCCGGGGATCTACACCACCGATCCACGCATGGTGAAAGAAGCACACCCTATTCCGGAAATCACCTTCGCCGAAGCAGCTGAAATGGCCACTTTCGGTGCTAAAGTATTGCATCCGGCCACGCTGCAACCTGCGGTACGTAAAGGTATTCCGGTATTTGTCGGTTCCAGCAAAGATCCGTCAGCCGGTGGAACCTGGGTGCGTGATACCACTGAATCCAGCCCGCTGTTCCGTGCCGTTGCATTACGTCGTAACCAGATCCTGCTGACATTGCACAGCCCGAACATGCTGCATGCCTGTGGTTTTCTGGCGCAGGTATTCACCATTCTGGCTAAACACGGGATCTCGGTCGATCTGATCACGACTTCTGAAATCAGTGTGGCTATCACGCTGGATCAAACCGGCAGCCAGTCAAATGGCCGTTCCGTGTTGCACGATGGCGTATTAGACGAGCTGAATGCGTTCTGCAAAGTGAAAGTAGAAAGTGATTTAGCACTGGTCGCGCTGATCGGTAATCGCATGAGTGAAGTGAACGGCGTGGGTACGCAAGTTTTCGATGCGGTCAGCGAACACAATGTACGCATGATCTGCTACGGTGCCAGCACGCATAACCTCTGCTTCCTGGTGCCAGAAGCTGATGCTTCACTGGTTGTGCAGAAACTGCACCAGCGTCTGTTGACCAAGTAA
- a CDS encoding hydrolase — MLNLDPKTTALVLIDLQKGILELPLTPYSATEITENALHFSAQCRDAGVTVVLVKVTWQADLQDVLRIAVDKPMHRNELPANWDTLADHLQQPGDLMVVKRQWGAFYGTDLDLQLRRRGIKTIVLGGIVTNFGVESTARNAWEHGYEVVIAEDLCSSVDEAMHQFAVEQIFPRISRVRTTAELQFQ; from the coding sequence ATGCTGAATTTAGATCCGAAAACAACGGCACTGGTCTTAATTGATCTGCAAAAAGGAATTCTTGAATTACCCCTGACACCATACTCAGCGACGGAAATTACAGAGAATGCGCTGCACTTTTCGGCTCAATGCCGAGACGCCGGGGTCACCGTGGTATTGGTCAAAGTTACCTGGCAGGCCGATCTGCAGGATGTCTTGCGTATCGCGGTTGATAAACCGATGCATCGCAATGAGTTACCGGCAAACTGGGATACGCTGGCCGATCATTTACAGCAACCGGGTGATTTAATGGTAGTAAAACGGCAGTGGGGGGCATTCTACGGCACCGACCTGGATTTGCAGTTACGTCGCCGTGGCATCAAAACTATCGTGTTGGGCGGTATCGTCACCAATTTTGGCGTCGAATCAACGGCCAGAAATGCCTGGGAACATGGTTATGAGGTGGTGATCGCGGAAGACCTTTGCAGCAGCGTTGATGAGGCAATGCATCAATTTGCTGTTGAGCAGATTTTTCCAAGGATCAGCCGGGTTCGGACAACTGCTGAGCTACAGTTTCAGTGA
- a CDS encoding AzlD domain-containing protein, whose protein sequence is MNHWLLITGMMLATFLPRYLPLLLAGKMVFPEWLERAFNYVPIAVLSAIIAQTTLIHNGAVQFNWNNAHLIAAIVAFVVALKCNRQLVVIGCGLLAFGLMRWWL, encoded by the coding sequence ATGAACCACTGGCTGTTGATCACTGGCATGATGCTCGCCACTTTTTTACCCCGTTATCTGCCGCTGCTACTGGCAGGAAAGATGGTGTTTCCCGAATGGCTGGAACGTGCTTTCAACTATGTTCCGATCGCAGTATTGAGTGCAATCATTGCTCAAACTACGCTGATTCATAATGGCGCTGTTCAGTTCAACTGGAACAATGCCCATTTGATCGCTGCCATCGTGGCTTTTGTAGTCGCGCTGAAATGTAATCGACAATTGGTGGTGATTGGCTGCGGCCTGCTGGCGTTTGGATTGATGCGCTGGTGGTTGTAA
- a CDS encoding AzlC family ABC transporter permease, whose translation MSDSISAFLFRVSKNVMSYSKWNLFRKGWIDTLPLVVAAAPFGVLYGALAIENGLSLWSVLGMSLLVYAGASQFIAVTLLASATALPVICLTVFIVNLRHMLYAATLMPHVREISLPRRTLMAFWLTDETFAVVSQRLQTEVQRGELVWYYLGSALFMYSNWALCTLVGVTVGRQLPNMTAWGLDVAMVVAFISIVVPALKRFPQWACAAVAVVCSILMRDWPNQSGLMIASLLAVVTGMVLEKGAKK comes from the coding sequence ATGAGTGATAGCATAAGTGCATTCTTATTTCGCGTCAGTAAAAACGTAATGTCTTATTCAAAATGGAATTTATTTCGCAAAGGCTGGATTGATACGCTGCCATTGGTGGTGGCGGCTGCGCCATTTGGTGTGTTGTATGGTGCGCTGGCGATCGAGAATGGTTTGAGTCTCTGGTCTGTATTGGGCATGTCATTGCTGGTTTACGCAGGCGCATCGCAATTTATCGCCGTCACACTGTTGGCTTCGGCCACTGCGCTCCCTGTGATCTGCCTGACCGTGTTTATCGTGAATCTGCGGCATATGTTGTATGCGGCGACACTGATGCCTCATGTGCGGGAAATTTCGCTGCCACGACGCACGCTAATGGCCTTCTGGCTCACCGATGAAACTTTTGCAGTCGTCAGCCAGCGTTTGCAGACCGAGGTACAACGCGGTGAGCTGGTCTGGTATTACTTGGGTTCCGCTTTGTTTATGTATTCCAACTGGGCACTGTGTACCTTGGTGGGAGTTACCGTCGGGAGGCAGTTACCCAATATGACCGCCTGGGGGCTCGATGTCGCCATGGTCGTCGCGTTTATCAGCATTGTTGTACCCGCACTGAAACGGTTCCCGCAATGGGCCTGTGCCGCGGTTGCTGTCGTGTGCAGTATTCTCATGCGGGATTGGCCGAACCAGAGTGGGCTGATGATCGCCTCCCTACTGGCTGTCGTGACAGGAATGGTCTTGGAAAAGGGAGCGAAAAAATGA
- a CDS encoding GNAT family N-acetyltransferase, with product MQIISCSYERHAAAILAIFNDAILHSTALYDYQARTMENMVSWFKNKELGNYPVIGLENESGELMGFASYGSFRAYPANKYTLEHSVYVAKAYRGQGIAQTLMQHLIALAQEQNYHTLIGSIDASNLGSIALHEKLGFVHAGTIRHAGFKFGDWLDLAFYQLLLPTPRQPIDG from the coding sequence ATGCAAATCATCTCATGTAGTTATGAGCGGCACGCCGCCGCAATTCTCGCCATCTTTAATGATGCTATTTTGCACTCCACCGCCCTGTATGATTATCAGGCTCGCACCATGGAAAACATGGTGTCATGGTTTAAAAATAAAGAACTCGGCAATTATCCGGTCATTGGTCTCGAGAATGAGTCAGGTGAACTGATGGGATTTGCCAGCTATGGCAGCTTCCGGGCCTATCCGGCCAACAAATACACGCTGGAACATTCCGTTTATGTTGCCAAGGCATATCGCGGTCAGGGGATTGCACAAACGTTGATGCAGCACTTAATCGCGCTCGCACAGGAGCAAAATTATCACACCCTGATCGGCAGCATCGATGCCAGCAATCTAGGCAGTATCGCGTTGCATGAAAAACTGGGGTTTGTGCATGCCGGAACCATCCGACATGCCGGATTTAAATTTGGCGACTGGTTGGATCTGGCCTTTTACCAGCTACTGCTACCCACACCACGGCAGCCGATTGACGGCTGA